One part of the Prionailurus bengalensis isolate Pbe53 chromosome B2, Fcat_Pben_1.1_paternal_pri, whole genome shotgun sequence genome encodes these proteins:
- the SLC22A7 gene encoding solute carrier family 22 member 7, with protein MRFEELLDQVGGFGPFQLWNVALLALPRVLLPMNFLLPIFLAAVPAHRCALPGAPANFSHQDAWLEAHLPREPDGTLSSCLYFNHSQALPNTTLWGAGQSPGQLEGEPSTMPCPQGWEYDRSEFSSTIATEWDLVCEQKGLNKATSTFFFAGVLVGAVAFGYLSDRFGRRRLLLVAYVSSLVLGLVSAASVSYIMFVITRTLTGTALAGFTIIVMPLELEWLDVEHRTVAGVLSSTFWTGGVTLLALVGYLIRDWRWLLLAVTLPCAPGILSLWWVPESARWLLTQGRVEEAHRYLLRCARINGRPVGEDSLSREALSKVAAREQVVRRPSYLDLFRTPRLRHISLCCMVMWFGVNFSYYGLSLDLSGLGLNVYQTQLLFGAVEVPSKLLVYLSVRHAGRRLTQAGTLLGAALAFGARLLVTSEMGSWSTALAVMGKGFSEAAFTTAYLFTSELYPTVLRQTGMGLTALVGRLGGSLAPLAALLDGVWLSLPMLTYGGIALLAACTALLLPETKQAQLPETIQDVERSALSRLQEEEMPMKQIQN; from the exons ATGAGATTTGAAGAGCTGCTAGATCAGGTGGGAGGCTTTGGGCCTTTCCAACTGTGGAATGTGGCACTGCTGGCCCTGCCCCGAGTGCTGCTGCCCATGAACTTTCTCCTGCCCATCTTCCTGGCTGCCGTACCTGCCCACCGCTGTGCCCTCCCTGGTGCCCCTGCCAACTTCAGCCACCAGGACGCTTGGCTGGAGGCCCACCTGCCCCGGGAGCCCGATGGCACCCTCAGCTCCTGCCTCTACTTCAATCACTCCCAGGCCCTCCCCAACACCACATTATGGGGAGCGGGGCAGAGCCCTGGGCAGCTGGAGGGTGAGCCTTCCACAATGCCCTGTCCTCAGGGCTGGGAGTACGACCGCTCGGAGTTCTCCTCCACCATTGCAACCGAG TGGGACCTCGTGTGTGAGCAGAAAGGCCTGAACAAAGCAACGTCCACCTTCTTCTTTGCTGGTGTGCTTGTGGGGGCTGTGGCCTTCGGATACCTGTCTGACAG GTTTGGGCGGCGCCGTCTACTGCTGGTGGCCTATGTGAGTTCCCTGGTGCTAGGCCTGGTGTCTGCAGCCTCAGTCAGTTACATCATGTTTGTCATCACCCGCACCCTCACTGGCACAGCTCTGGCTGGCTTCACCATCATCGTGATGCCACTGG aACTGGAATGGCTGGATGTGGAACACCGCACCGTGGCAGGTGTCCTGAGCAGCACCTTCTGGACAGGGGGTGTGACGCTGTTGGCACTGGTCGGGTACCTGATACGGGACTGGCGATGGCTTCTGCTGGCTGTCACTCTGCCTTGTGCCCCAGGGATCCTCAGCCTCTG GTGGGTGCCTGAGTCTGCACGCTGGCTTCTGACCCAGGGCCGTGTGGAGGAGGCCCACAGGTACCTACTCCGCTGTGCCAGGATCAATGGGCGGCCTGTGGGTGAGGACAGCCTGAGCCGGGAG gCCCTGAGCAAAGTGGCCGCCAGAGAGCAAGTGGTCCGCAGACCCTCGTACCTAGACCTATTCCGGACCCCAAGGCTCCGACATATCTCGCTATGCTGCATGGTGATGTG GTTTGGAGTAAACTTCTCCTATTATGGCCTGAGCCTGGACTTGTCGGGGCTGGGGCTGAACGTGTACCAAACGCAGCTGCTGTTCGGGGCCGTGGAGGTGCCCTCCAAGCTGCTGGTCTACCTGTCGGTGCGCCACGCAGGACGCCGTCTCACGCAAGCAGGAACGCTGCTGGGTGCCGCCCTTGCTTTTGGTGCCAGACTGCTGGTGACCTCGG AGATGGGATCTTGGAGCACCGCCTTAGCAGTGATGGGAAAAGGTTTTTCTGAAGCTGCCTTCACCACAGCCTATCTGTTCACATCGGAGTTGTACCCTACCGTGCTCAG ACAGACAGGAATGGGGCTGACTGCACTGGTGGGCCGGCTGGGGGGCTCTTTGGCTCCACTGGCAGCCTTGCTGGATGGAGTATGGCTGTCACTACCCATGCTCACTTATGGGGGGATCGCCTTGTTGGCTGCCTGCACTGCCCTCCTGCTACCAGAGACGAAGCAAGCACAGCTGCCAGAGACCATCCAGGATGTGGAGAGG AGTGCCCTGTCTAGGCTTCAGGAGGAAGAGATGCCCATGAAGCAGATCCAGAACTGA